The following DNA comes from Papaver somniferum cultivar HN1 chromosome 4, ASM357369v1, whole genome shotgun sequence.
ataggttttgttgcttggtctcaactatatgaagttaggtttaattttgtgtagcggcttaatcttgagagtattcaattctggacaaggtctcggggtttttctgcatttgcgtttttcctcgttaacaaaatcttgttgtgtcatttacttttattttccgcattataattgttttattataattaaagtaaatcacacaaacattaattcctatttgcttgataagtgaatcctattgtgtttggttaagtccgaacctttttatcaagtaaacatacttcgttgttgtattgtctcgatctcgtatccatagacgatcgcacgaagtgtgaactgattagttgtattgtctcgactcagtccatagaaaatcactttcggagaaaggacttatatgtaggaaaagttttagattgatgtATATTTGGGTACACTCGTCTTTTcagtaaccggtcctggtaacatgtgtgactgatcacaagtgtttccttattagggtataaccgatcctagtgattggtagaaccgattgaacccatgtatgtgtttTAATCAAacacatagtaatcttggaatacaggtgaaccaattctaaacttgtttggaagtgtggtataatcgattacaagaatgtaaatccatgtaaatatgaataaggatttaaagTGAAGAGATGTCAGCATACTTTCAACACATacattaactcttatcatttattgttcaaagataatcTTTAGTATTCAAGGAGATCatgtaccgaaataaattgagaatcttttaattaaggtttttggttttatatgctttagttaccagcaattaaatgcatatctctagagaataagaattagtaatgttcctttactaattggagaatttcaattgagagatttcggaaattttggacaagcatttattgggattaggaaaaccgaattttgttattcattgcatatcttgagaatattttcggttttggaaattccttggtgtctaaacatccttggtctataaatatctaagtttgcatttctagcaaactatcctaagagccaagcaaacttcattcttgttgtttctggtggagccgtctaatcggagagtaaagtatcctaattaggtgaaatctcttacgaccgctcgtttaaagacttttgtgggatcaagaagctctgcgagtaccgttggtgggaaactagataattgcagtattattagtttttgattgatttgattgactaacggtttttgaaactttgattgcacctagtttgtttattcttgagaatcttctcttctgatataagattcattcaaactagatcgaagtatcgacaggatctttagaactgtttgtatatctaaagacatcttgagataatccattgttaacatactccgttctgtgtgtgattgatcacaagagattcaagtggtgttgtgaaggtgtttattgaagataaagaagatttgaagacgaagaagatttagttctcatatctttgttgtgcacaaaccttgatcggctgggatccaactagaatcagatttatttgattgattagttgcgtgagattggcattctcaatatatctctttgagatttattttgattgagtgcgaatctaaacttgaatactttggtagttattggatagattgatctaaccaggcaaaggagtttaatagattaaaaggaagagcctttgcgtatgacttgagatatctttatcttgaaagaatcgaaagagttgttaccaaacatattttttgttcctttactgtttggaatacgatccaacgGAATTgctccagtgcgtgcactcattgaagtgggaagcgcagggatactgaggaaactaagtgaactaggggtagttgcttggtctcaactatacgaagttgatgcatattttgtatagcggcttaattctgagagtattcagttctgtACTAGGTTccggggggttttctgcatttgcagttttcctcgttaacaaaatcttgctgtgtggtttacttttgttttcctcaactatatttgtttatatagtaaattacacaaacgttaactccgatatacttgataatgatcctatagagtttgattaagtctgaacctattatcaagtatcacactttggtagtcgtattgtctcgatctcgtatccatagacaatcacacaaagtgtgagtaccgatttgttgcattgtctcgactttgtccatagacgatcactttcggtaagaggacttataagtggataattaaaagattgtggtgtatttggttaccactcgtattttcaattggtatcagagcatgcaaacatgaaaagatctaacaagctgtgtttgatgcgatccaacctataagaaataaaCTCTAGTTCACATGAATCGATTTCAGTTAACATACCGCCAAGATTTTACATTtgaaactatctatggtggaaatctgctatgatatcttttcttcaatcacgagactttaatacttggctattagtcttCAATGGTTATAATCGCCCGAAAATAGAAGGTTcataaactgagtttaaacgcttagtggattatTCAAGCGAAGAAAAGGATTTTGCAAAGtaaaattcagatggtttgaatgacattatacatgctgtaagtcgcgatctacaacatcatgtttcCACGTGCAAAACTTCACAGGAAGCTTGGAATAatattcagatcgtattcgaaggaaacacatcagaaaaggaagctagacttcaaactctcacatctgactgggaaaacctttgaATGGATGACACTGATACTTTTAAAGAGTTTCATATTAGACTCTCTGATATAGTAAATGTTTCTTCCTCTCTTGGAAAGGCTATTTCTGAAAAATATATAGTgtgaaaaattctcagatcgttaaacgcttagtggattaaTCAGGCGAAGAAAAGGATTTTGCAAATTAAAATTCAGAGgttttgaatgccattatacatgttcTAAGTCgcgatctacaacatcatgtttcCACATGCCAAACTTCACAGGAAgtttgggataatcttcagatcgtattcgaaggaaacacatcagaaaaggaagctagacttcaaactctcacatctgattgggaaaacctttgaatggatgacaatgatacttttgaagagtttcatattagacTCTCTGAGATAGTGAATGCTTCTTCCTCTCTTGGAAAAGCTATTTCTGAAAAatatatagtgtgcaaaattctcagatcgttaccatttAGATACGAatataagaagcatgcaatcatcgaAGCCAATGATATTTCTTCCTTATCAATAAGTTCTAATGAGACATTGATACTGTGATGATTTGGATGAACGAAGTTCtaatgagattgctcgatcatggaACTGTTGGTAAAAAATGTCGTTGAGCACTCAATCTACTGTGTCATGAATTCTCAGATGACAAAACGAGATTATAatggtgttttggggtaaaaactgattctgctggaaatggtaaatttgggtgtgccgccgagaaacgaatctaaaccctaaacaaatgcattacataggagtactttagattcaagagatcaatctgtacaatcctgtcctaaaccaagaatggtcgttccagtctttcttaggtcacaaaatgaaggagaagggttgatcttaaggagggaagcgaagaaagtattgaaatcagaatggttaactttgaaggtgtggttgttttatgacttgtatcataatgtgaAACTCGCTTACGAAATATAAGCTATGAGTTCTTTTgagtttttctggatacttgtgttgataacccttgttggttgaaataggtcgaaaacctatttatgtaagtcatagttgaacgtaccctgatctcataggaagtgggagtagttcagtgatggagaagtgggatcgtgtgaaaatgttgaaaaccacgtcttTCAATGAGGGAAGACGGGTTGgtgtacacccactacttctctgatGCCACTAACTGTCCACCTttactgacactttctcataatgagcgtgttgcacgccgcatgctataaaccgccagaccaataccctgatgaacatcccccagtttgcgacgtgtttgatgtctcgattatTTTCGTaaaaatatgcagcaggttgctgagtgggtcttgtttgcaagacctagttattttgaccaatcacgcgcaagctaggcggcgaGTGTTCATGTATTCAAATCCAATCCACGAGGCTTGCCGCAAGAAACATCATGTAACGATTcttaggtcaaataattaaattatttgtgaaatcgatatttataaaacatcgtttgtaatTGATGCAtataatgcatcgcttttaagcaagcggCTCAAACTAATGGATGCTcataaagcatcgttgtataaagaTGCTTTAATTTAGTCGCGGAgcctaatgtcttaaaaggagcatgaccggccaTTTTCGAGAAGCTGTCGGGAGCCATTCATGCGCGCCAAAAATAGGCCGATCGGTCCTTATAGGAGATTGACGGTTGGCGACCACGgcgacatcttattggtcgcctaagATTTGATCTAGGCTGGTCAATTCAGATAGCGAAGTTGGACAGCCAAGATGATTTGCGACATTTAACGGCTGCTGCTGAATTTATTTAAAATTTTTATTTGCAGCGCGACTAGCCATTTTTGGGCGATCATTTAAGAGTTATATAGGCAGGCCGCGGCTTGGCCGATTGTTCTTTATGGAAGAGAGGTAACCGGTGATCACGATGACATCTCATTGGTCCCTTAAAATTGGATCTAGGACGGTTGATTCAGAGATGTTTTGCGCCAGTTACATACTGCCGttaattcaatttagggtttaatatACGTGTGGCCAACCTACTTTGGGCTAACGGTTTCTACTGTTAGCGCGTGCTGGGAGCTGTTCAATCGGCCAGCACAATAACCGTGCCGCTGGTGAGTGTATCCTCATATTGCTCGTTGATTAAGattgaatctaggccggtcaatccGGTTGGCGAAGTTGGGCGGCCAAGATTGTTTCGCGGTAGCAATATACTACtgctaacataaattagggttttgtaactcAAGCGGACAACCCACTTTGGGTAATCGTTTAATGGCTCCGCTTGCAAGTTGGAAGGAGTCCGATTAGCCTAAGCACTAGGGGGCTCGCCGGTGTGCCTGATGACGCTTGTCCGGTCGCGTCAAAGAGCGGCCAACCTTGATAAATCAGTCGGCCAAACGTGTAGCtgtgatcgttttgagactgacatgggcaacGTATGtccaattccttaaggaattaattGTATCGACCAATCAACTTCCACTTTTAATTGAAAGTGTATGTGGAGCTTTTAAAgcaatctgattggtcgatgggaaagggggccAGCAAGCAGCAACATGGAGCATGACCAGCCGGCCACAGGTGGTGCTTGTTGAAGCTAATCGGTCGGCcaagtggcgtggccacgcctcCTTTGCCGCTGCTCTTACTTGccgcagttcctctttatttcttgttttctgatttttggtaggatcttgctcctacttgatggatcaatttcctagtttgcgtaggtttagtttcgaccaatagggttccaACTATCTCacagggcgcaaaaaacctaatttttgcaaattgataaaattaggttaaagaacTGAATTTTGCGGGTTGCCGTAAAATCAATcattttttggtgaattttgcatactgatacaaaaaatcactaatttaatatcaaagggcagcataactttgcgtacctctgattgagtacttccacaCACATCTTAATCATgatacttcgggagattcatgctactcagcggGGAGAGAGcattagtcgtcatgtcatgtcagtattaagagttcagctggggaacatggcatagaataaatactcagaaatttacagaatatttgggattgttgctacaggcaccattctggataaatttcatataaatatactaAATTGCTCTATAcacatgtaagtaaagaggcctgggcactcatcacttttaaatggctcaacttctttgcagaatgatggcgcattaaatacaggattttacaattttatccgtgaactaaaaaccaccatcaataaatGATTGACTGACGAACCAAATATTGGTTGATAAACCGATAAAATATTGATATCTGGATAGTGTAAAATTATCGaatgttgataattgaatcaacatgaggaataCTGCTCGGTCAAGcagttaaatattgatagttgaatcaatatttccaGAAGTGAGTTCTGACCCCTGTTGATCGTTTATTTTGCTAActtaagcaatttagtgttgatagatgagcaaagcaaatattgctagtttgagtgaatattgctagtttaagcAATTGCTCGATCAATGAATTATTGTTAGCGggaccaaacaaaatattaattaaaaatactggtagctggacaaaatattatataattaatcaaaatattgattgttgaatcaacataaattaattggtgtttgaacctgctcagaattatgctttgcagagcattaggttcgaaaccctaattttcgattgatggttgatcaatggatgatttactaaaaatcaaaaaatgaGTGAGAGAGGGACCGGGTACATGGGATGCtggccgaccatgtagcgcccgggTGCTTGAACGAGCATGCATCAAAGTATTTTGTAGACTAGTTGGtaaaatgatgattaaatgcttgtttaatcattattaaaatagtactcgtctgagcattaggtggtaaaacctaattatggagaaaagagggaccgaccaaggggtatgaaaccggcccttggtggtcttgGGACCATTTGATGGTCAAtagatcaaattccaagttgtttgaaaagagtttgaacccaatataaatcgtagaagattaattaggtcaaaatcatcaaAATGGGTGAAACTGGattttgcaagccaaagagccgaCCTTGGCCGACCAAggtgacatgcccgtgtcaccatgttgCTCGTGGCTGAACTCTGAGAGTTtttatattttctgatgtgcgttcgagtaatattttggattttcagaagagttcgatcttgaTTGAAATTCTCAATTTTGCTTGAATgggcaagtagaactttgctcgtgcgaccaatattttaagaatattaaaataattatatttaatatttttcgtgagaaTCCTGGACGGTCATGGGATCATTTgactttttggatttttagagatttgagcaatattggagaaatacggaaaaattaggttttttttctcTAACATGGGAGTTTCCAGAGATGATAGaagcaaataataaaaaaacaaggaACTAAagagatgtgggaccggccacgaccgtGGCATGGACGGTCGGCGGGTGGGCCCAGTCCTGTGACACTCTtaactattttttattattttcctagcttgtgtgcaagaataTGGAAAACTAAGAGTTTTTCTAAAACAAGGGAGTTGTCAAGAGatgaggaaaaaaataaaatagcttAAAAAAGAAAACggagaggtgtgggaccggccacggtggCATGGCCGGCCCAGCCCGGTCCTGTGAGCCtcctaattctttattttttatttttttttctttcctatttGCATAGGTCTCCATACtttctcgttcgtccatatttttgaatgctcctttatgcatttgggtgctcgtttgtgcattatcgctaacccatggaattctattaggaaaagccatgaattgaagtaatcaaATATTATAACGAAAAATAGAATATATTAGGAATTCGATTGATGAATTTTGCAaatactagcaggcaatctgtctaaaagcattatatttattcgaaaGTCGAGGTATGAGATAGTGGAACTCATTCTGAATGTTTATTTTGTATAGTCAGGAAACATTGCGACATTCTGAAGACATTATTTCTCTATACTAGTGGTTAatctatctaggagccgtccaatcattctcgATTCTATACAGGAAtgaatactgaaattgctcagtattgatGAAATATGTGAAATATTGATGGCTCAGCTGAGAGGCTTTAATGATTGCATATTTATGCGTGCTCTGAGAGTCAATACACTCAGTCAGAGTTTatcgtggcatgagctttcatgcttaaaTTCTGAAATATGAACTTCACATACTCGTCTGATTGGTGGATTAGAATGTGCGGAATtatgattttataattttagcctacGTCAAAACTCCACCATCAATAATATAATAGAAGGGGTAAAAGTGCTAGAAGGAGTACCATACAAGAGGACCGACCAAGGTGGAGCAAAGAGGAGCGACCAAGGTGATAATGGGACCGGCCATGATGCCCGTGCAACGTGGACCATATTGTGTTTTTTGGTCTTCACAGCTTATTTTGGCATATTTTTTAAGAGTTAGATCTTGACTGAAAGACCTAATTTTACTATGCAAATCATGTATGCTTTTTTGGTATATATTTATGCTTTAAAGAGGTTAAATGATCAATTGGAGATTcctataacatttttttttacttcactttTATTGTGGAACGCAAAAATATGAATCCCATACTTCCGATGCGAGTTAGAGACATATGAGATCCTCTTTTTTCTACGGCTGAGTAAAGGAAGTTTGTCGATTTTATCCTTCgtaaaaaatccaccatcaacaccatccTAACAGATAAATACGGAAATTGAGTTTCCGTTCAACTTTTTGTAGTCAATTTTTTTCGGTTGATGTTGGTAAATATTTGTTATGGGTTACAGGATActtaagagaaaaagaagaagatataatagaGAAAAAGAGAAttagtaaataaaaaaaattaaaaagtgaAAATTGGATATGAAACTCAGTATCCATCTAAAATGTCAAAACTAAAAAACAGAAACTTAATTTTCATAAATCATTCTTTTAAATGCAAACTGAGTTTCTGTGAGGCAAATCTTAGCTTAAACGAGGAACAAATTTGTTCTACTCACTGGCCAAATCAAGCGAATTCGCCATTTAAAGCCAACCAATGCCCCATAATATTTGTCTTTCACTATAATTAAGTAATAACTAAGCCAAAAGAGATGTAGCTCCAATTTCTTTGAAAACGATAAGATCTTTGATACAAAAACGCAAGAAGAAGGGTTTAGTCACTATTCTCTATCATCTTGGCTTAGTTTTGCTTCCTCTCTTCTCATTTGAGATGGTCTAATCAAAGAAACAACTATGAAAAAACTTAAATCCCTAAGCAAGACTGGTCGAGTACGAAATATGCTACCGTAGTGCTTGGCCTTAGAAACCGAAATACAAGTGAGTGTTTCGGGACAGACTAcgattttccttttcttttttgatgGGTTAGTATAGTGGTTGGTTGTGGCCCCTAAATACTATTAGCAATTACAAGGTTCAGAATTCGAACCCTTACCTCGATAGAGGAGGGAACATGAAAACCATCAGGCCACTTGATAGTTCTCGGACTATGCTTTCAAACCACCCCAAAACTGTCCCACCCACCCACATGGAGTGAATCCTGCCCCCAAAAGCTACCGGCACGCAACCATTATAGGGTGGGTTGGATCTTACCCGGTCTAAAAGTTCACCAAGAATCTTTAAGACAAAATGCTGGTCAAAAATTTGAGAGAGGAGAGGCGGCACCGAATTTCAAGATAATTCTCAATTTTACAGTAAATAGCCAGCCAACACTTGAGTAACATGAAAAAGAGGCTCTTCTTCCTATAAAATGTACAACTCATAATAGTATTCTCTCTCTCTGTCTGTCTACAGTCTACACTGACCTTGATTCCACACCCAAAAAAACCCCCACTTTTCCACTCACAAACAcacacaagaagaagaaaaatagaagatcaccatttttggtttcatttctAAGGTTTTCTAGTTCTGTTTGAGTGATTCAAGAAAGGGTCAACTAACTTAAATTTTCTTCAAATGCCTGAAGAAGATTTGGTTGAGCTTAAGTTCCGGTTATACGATGGAACTGATATTGGTCCTATCAGATATTCGTCTGCATCTACTGTTTCTATGCTCAAAGAAAGGATAATTGCTGATTGGCCTAAAGGTAACAACTTCCTTCTTTAGTTCAAAGTTTTTAATCAGAGAAAAAAAATGGGTTTTGCCGTTTGATTTTTGTAGCTTTATCTGTTTTGATTTGGCGAAACCATTGTATGTTAGTACAATTTAGAGTAATTATTTGAGGAAGTTAAGATAGTCGATGTATTTGGGTTTGGAATTCATCAAAATGCTTCCCTTACAATGTCTGACTATGATTGGAGAAATTAAGTTCAGAGCAACGGTAGGATGTTTGTCGGTGTGCATTGAATTTGTCTCAAACAATTGATCTGAATAACTTATGAGCAAATTTAATGTGTCTCTTTACTAAGTTTTGACTTATGAATAGTTTTTGGTAGAAATGTTGATAAAATTGTGTAGTGGAAGTAGGATGAGATGTTTTAGTGGAATATAGGGTCCTCAGCATGGCtgctttttcttcttttgtatCTGGTACGAAATGCTATCTTTTATACTAGCAGTAACGACTTTAGCTTGGGTTCCCATTGTTTGGGGTTGGCGAATGGGAATAACTGGTTCGTACACCTTTATTATCCCGGTTCGATGATATAACACTTTTATGAAGGTCATGGTGGTCAGTTTGTCGATTAACGAGCATAGAAATGTGGGAGGTGGATGGAAAGAATATATACCCCATGTGAGAAGGGTTTGTAAGATAGACTAAAGTGACTTTTGAGATGTCCACATGGGGTTGGAATTTTGTTGAATGCCAGGTGATGGATTGTTTCAAGTGTACTAACCTTGTAATCTATCAACGTGACTGGAGAATTTCCCTCTTATTGATGCCGGTTTCGCTAACCACTTCTATTTTCTGagatattttgattttttaaaactttggttttgtCGTTTGGATTGCAATAACTTGTCCTTACCCACAACACTCAACAAAATAGTATCTGTAGATAAATTGACGGAAAGAATGAGAGTCATATGGTGATTTTCTCTTTTCTATTGCGTCGCCGTTAGTGTAATTTGAAATCATTGTCAATTATATTTCTTCATATCACCTTGTGAATATATTATTTGCTACCGATCATAAAAGAACACAACACTCCTGTGTGCATGATATTCTTACATCTTTCAACTAAAAATATAGATAATCTTACTGAAAGAAAGATATAGGGCAACGTTTTTAGAGCACAAATGCATAATCCAACCTTGGCAGCagtatctttctttctttctttctttctttctttttttttttttttttttttttttttttttttttctgttgggtGCTACATATCTGTGATCTGTCATTTTTGTACTTAATGCTAATCGATGCTTCTTCAGTTTCTCATTTAAGGATTTTGATTCTGTAGATAAAAAAGTTATACCCAAGGCAGCGAATGATGTGAAGCTGATTAGTGCTGGGAAGATTTTGGAAAACAACAAGACTGTTGGTCAATGTAAAGCGCCTTTTGGTGAACTTCCCGGAGGTGTTATCACGATGCATGTCGTTGTGCAGCCATCTCTAGCCAAATCAAAAACAGGTAGTTGGCTCTTAACCCCAGCATCCATTGTTTTCCTCCATATTGCACTTTTCCTGCATTTCACAGAGGAGCTAGTTATGCTAAATGTAAATGATCCTACTTTCAAAATTCCCCACCACTTGAAAGTTAGAAGGCTAATTTGGAGAGGGATTCTGTAACCCGAGGTATCCTGGACTTGAACTCACCCCTGCCTCTTGCACTCTCTGTCCATTGGCCTAAAGTATGTCGCCTTCACCCGGGGAGTGCCAGGAACTAATTACAGGAATAGCACCATTTTCTATTCGGTTTGCCAGTCAAAGCATATGAAAACCCTAAGAAACATATGATTAGCAGTAGGAAATGGGTCATTCCACTTTTTTATGCTCCTGTCACTTGAATTTGCATGGGTTGGTGGAGAATAGGGCTTTTTTTTTATGGTCACATGTTCTTCAGTCACTTTATATCTTCAAAACCTGGATCATAGCCATGGATGAAACTGGAATTGAATTAGATGTAGCGGAGAGTGGAAACAGGTCATCCTCACCTCAATGAAACAAATCAGCTTTTGCCCTTACACTCATATGCAGTAATTAAGATTGTACATGGTTGTAGACTTGAAGCAGTCAACATCTTATCGCTTTAAACAGAATTTAAGTTTATCTATTGGTTTTACCTTGTATACATTTTTTCTCTCAAGATCATTGATTTCTAAATTGTCTGGACAGAAAAGAAGGTCGAAGATTCCCCTAGGAAGACCGTTTGCTCTTGCTCCATACTATAAACGAAGAGCAAACAAGATAACCAATTTAAACTTGTAGAGAGTTGCAAGGTCTGGCACACTCCCATCTGCTAAGATTGGTGTTGTGCTTTGATAAAGTAAAGTATATCCTAACGGTATCAACTGTAGCCTTTCGGCTGTTCTTTGTGATGCTGACATGTATATATACATGTAACACGACCACAGTAGTGCTCGATATACTACTGTTGTATACTTTTCGTTATTTTGATTACGAAGTTATTATTGTTGAGGCAGACTTACTGTTCATGAAACATGAAtgaatctagagagatttccaaaCTTATTAGGCTGAGATGTGTAGATTTTGGCAGTTGCCGACATGTTGTTTACACTGGGCCAATTCTAGGCTAGACTGCATCATATTTCTTTTTGGGGACTATGTCAACTTCCAGCTTCCACCTTGTAGAGTGACAACAACAAGAAACATAAAACAATACAAAACAGATTTTACAAGAACAAGAATTGCAGAAACAACAATTTCTATGTGGAAAGACtttttctctcattttctctttttcttttttataataaaaaaataaattaaaaactaGTATATGActttcttttttctgtttatAGAATTTTTTCTAGCTTGTGGTTGTGCATGGAAAGCTagacaaaagaagaaacaaaagaggCACATAATACACGCATTTTAGGCCCAACTAACAACGCCATGCAGAAGCAGCTAAGATAGCTCGATCTTGCCACCCCAGGAGCAAACAACCACGGTCTTCAGTCAACCTATACCCATCACAAGAGTACAAACCTAACAACAGTTTTGACTGAGTCAATGCGTTTTGACTCAGTGCCACCTCTTTGAACCCTTTCCCTTTCATCAACTTTCTCCACTTCTCCAACCTTTCATGTCTCTCTACCCTTTCTGATCCTTCACAGGCTACTATATTTCTTATCTCTGGCGCAAATATATAATGTTCAACCTTCACTCTTTCAGGCGAGTTGGCCGGAAATGTTGCGTGCAATGAGTCGAATATAGCTGAGTAATAATGCAGTGCTTCGAGGAATCTTCCCAAGAAGTAGGGTCCGTTATGACTTGCTTCTTGCTCAACTAGGGTTACGATATTTGGAGCTTGGTCTCTAATCATTCCTAGTAAATTTCCTAGATAATTACTAGAAACTCGGTGGAGCCGATTCACAGAGTTGACAGCAAGTGCTTCTCCAACCCGTCGTTGTAACATATGGGATTTAAGATCTTCGAGTCTTTCACCTACTGGATGAAACTCAAATCGCACATGAAGAGAGTGTGCTAGTTCTGTAAGACACCGACCTGTTTCCTTAACGAATTCAGGTGGTGACCCAACACCGGTTATACGAAGAAATGGAGCTCCACCCTTACGAGCGGCAAGAGCTTGG
Coding sequences within:
- the LOC113362823 gene encoding membrane-anchored ubiquitin-fold protein 3-like isoform X2; the protein is MPEEDLVELKFRLYDGTDIGPIRYSSASTVSMLKERIIADWPKDKKVIPKAANDVKLISAGKILENNKTVGQCKAPFGELPGGVITMHVVVQPSLAKSKTEGRRFP
- the LOC113362823 gene encoding membrane-anchored ubiquitin-fold protein 3-like isoform X1, giving the protein MPEEDLVELKFRLYDGTDIGPIRYSSASTVSMLKERIIADWPKDKKVIPKAANDVKLISAGKILENNKTVGQCKAPFGELPGGVITMHVVVQPSLAKSKTEKKVEDSPRKTVCSCSIL
- the LOC113274314 gene encoding DELLA protein GAI1-like gives rise to the protein MLAKRYIHHLGQVVTPLGDSMQRVASYFTEALTTRLSAVTLTPTTCTPKPYTAFPPNSFEILKIYQTLYQACPYIKFAHFTANQAIFEAFECEERVHIIDLDILQGYQWPAFIQALAARKGGAPFLRITGVGSPPEFVKETGRCLTELAHSLHVRFEFHPVGERLEDLKSHMLQRRVGEALAVNSVNRLHRVSSNYLGNLLGMIRDQAPNIVTLVEQEASHNGPYFLGRFLEALHYYSAIFDSLHATFPANSPERVKVEHYIFAPEIRNIVACEGSERVERHERLEKWRKLMKGKGFKEVALSQNALTQSKLLLGLYSCDGYRLTEDRGCLLLGWQDRAILAASAWRC